ATCCTCTTACCTCTGGCACGTGACAGTGGTTAAAGCCCGACAACAATGTCGCACGACACACTCGGTAATAGTGGCGTTCTTGATCAGTGGGGAAATTCCGTCACTTCATTTCTCGCACTTTAATGAAGTCTGAAATGTGTGCGATTTAATAGTAGATATAATTTATACTTGCTGATAAGTCCTGAATGTTAATAATTCTCTGCATACCTAACTGGAGTGCTCATAAGGGCCAATTGGAAATCACACGTTCAGGATTTTTATGTAATAAAACCCAATATTCTCTCTGTCTTGTTAAAACGTCCTAGCAAATAGTTAGATGTTGACTGGATTTGGGTCTTGAGCAATCTGCTGTTGGAGGTGAGAGGACATGGCAGtggttaaaataaaatggtgaTGGGGACAAGCTATACCATATTCAAACCCCTGATTTAACAGAAATAACTAATGGGGCAGCAAAGCTGTGAGTTTGGATGTGAATGTGACTAGGATTTAGTCTGTGTGggatttacatgttctccctctgggttctctggtttccttctgttatccaaaaatgtattttatgtatacCATGGAATGGAAGCTGCTCttagacttacagtgttaaggtacttactattatttacccatttatgcagctggagcaatttaggataagtaccttgcttaagggtactgcagctagaggtgggaatcaaacctggaacccttgggttcaaaggtagttgctctaaccactacactatcagctgtctgggctgtatcctgcctcatgtcctgtgcttccggtataggctcctgaccacagCGACCCTGCACTGATCAAGCAGCTGAACTGGATATCAATAAGCTAATTGCTGGTAACCCACAGCATTTAATATATCATCACGCTGCCAGTCAACAGTTCCAACAAGAGTTGCATCAACCACAggaagtgcgtgtgtgtgtgtacacacactggCATTATTGCTACACGTTGTGTGGGACTGGAGTGCAGATCACTGCCATTGGGGGTGTTTCTGCTTGGGTCGTGGTTCACGTGCTACAATGTTCCAGGGTCATTCATTACAGGCGTTCGGACCATGACGATCCACCTTCTCGTGTCACATTGCGCGCCATGTCAGCATTTGCTGGACGCCACTGTGTGTATATCTGCTGTGGCAAACTTGGATTATTGCAGGGAGTTTCCCTGCAGTCACAATGCCTGCTGTGTGCTGGTTTTCCTGCTGTGTGCTGTTCTTGGGGGAGGGggacttcctgtcacatgaccATTATGGACCTATGGGAGCACTGCTGTGATTGTCAGCAAACCCCCTTCCCAGCTGTTCCTGGTCACAGCAGTGCTGTTTTCCAGTAAAAGCTTTTCCATCTTCGATTGGTTTGAATTCCTCCTGCACCGCGATGATCCGTGCCCACGCTGGCCACAGAGGACCATTCTGTTACTGGGTCATCAGTGTATATAAAGgatgtatttttattccttCTGTTAACTAGGCAGCtgttctggcttttttttttttttcttgccaggAGCTCTGGAGACAGCGGAGCAGGATTGGTGCTTGTGTAACGTTTTTCATAACAGATGAtgtacatagtgtgtgtgtgtgtgtgtgtgtgtgtgtgtgtgtgtgtgtgtggggggggggggggtgtccttgTGAATCAGCCAGCGTGGGGGCTGCCATGACTCCTTCCATGCGTGCTCACACTCCGAGGGATTtgccttcttttcctgttgttGACGTACAATAAATACTAATAGTTTTATTGTTCATCAGCTTATGAAAGTTTTGAGTTACTAATTTTTTCAAcagtgcacacatttttttaaaatctacatATTCACAGTTCTAAAATTTTTTGGTTTATCTGCCCCCCTGGTAGATGTCAGTAAACTGCACTCAGGTAGGAGTGTAGCATCATTTCAATTCAGTGTGTGTCCATGGTTCTTGCAGCCTCTGTGTGGTGTTGGCgtctgggcagcacagtggcacagcgagtagtgctgctgtttcacagtgccggggtggtgcgagaggacatggctcaatccccacttagtctgtgtggagtttgcatgttctcgccgtgtctgcgtgggttttctctgggtgctccggtttcctccctcagtccaaagacatggtgttcacaTTCACCCATTgcgtgtgtgacagtgtgtgttccactgatgtatggatgagtgacccagtgtaagtagtgtatctagcagtgtaagtcaccttggtaaataaggtgtgtgggctggtaacactacatagagttcattggaagttgctttagagacaagcatctgctaaataaataaataaatgtaaatgtgtttgtgagCACTGGTGATTGTAATAGTGCCAGTGAGGAGAGGCgcactgttgccatggagaccaaagTTGCAATAATAAACAAAGATGAGGAACGTTACACATGAGTTGGTCAGCAGTTGTGGTTGAGCAGGAGTTTGAAGAGTCagtatttttaagtaattttaaactaaatttaaaCCACCAGCTTTAGAGTTAGTTGTGTTCACTTTGTGTTACTGTAAAGGATCTATACATGAGGAAATGTCAGACGTTGTTTGTGATTTGTTAGCTTTagatgtctgttttttttccactttcaggGATGTGGTATGACGAGGAAGTAATTTTTCCCCAGCTCAGACACCCATTTCCTCCTACATTCTTGCTTGCTTTCTGTCCTTTTACAATGTCGTAACATTCTGTTGCATGTAGAAAAGTGTTATATGGGGTCAGTTATACCAggctttattaaaaatgcaaattggATGATGTTTGACACTTTCaagtaattattcatttacccaCTCCCACAGGATGTCGCTGTATCCATCCCTGGAAGATCTTAAAGTGGATAAGGTTCTGAAGGTAAAGAACAAAAACTTCCTATatatttgtcttttcttttgtgctgCAGTTGAGTGGAGTTTACGTCATTTTAAAtagctgaaatttaaattaatatccATCAGGTATGAAATATTTGCTGAGTTCAGGCTCAGATCTTTATGATGACCTGTCTCTGCTCTGATATAATAAATGTTTGGATTAAACAATGTATTCCACTTACTGGTGGGATATGTGCATCCACTGCTTTCAGGAAAACCTCTGGACCACAGAGACCCTGCATCATACGAGCAGTTATTGAttattgatggatggattgattttattttttaacttgtgTCATGGCTTCTGGTTTGGTTGCTTTCAGGCCCAGGCTCAGTTTGTCCAGAGCACGTCCCCAGCCATCACAGAGGAAGCTTCGCAGCCCCAGGCAGCCAGCTATGGCACATCCACAGCAGGTAAGGCTGGTTGAAAGTGGTTTGGTGTGGGTCTGTGCTGGACTTCCTGCAAACCTCTTGTTTCACTCAGTTGCTGTGGGCCTGTGTTGGGCCAGGCTCTTTGAATACACCTTGAGAGATCTCAAGAGTTGTGTAGGGCACTTGTGTTGCAGGGAGAGAGATAAATGAAGATGTATGTGAAAAGGGTGGGGGTGGCATTGGGTGGTGTGACAGTAAAAGATGGCCAACTTCCACTTGTGTCTTGGCCCTGTGGGTATTTGGATATTTTGGAACTTGGAAATGGCCAAAGAGAGAGACACTCCTTTTATGGTCCATCACTGAAGTGTGTCAAgactggcgggggggggggcagtgaaTTCTGAAAGGCAGGAAAATGAATGAGCGAATGAGAGAGATCGGaaaggaggaggacgaggagacGAGAAGCAGTGCGATGAGAAGGAAAGGGTGGGGGTGTGGCTTACCTCCCCTGCAGCCCCACAGGGCACCCTCTGTGGCAGTCCTACGGCTGAGCTTAGCGGCCTGGGGCTCTTTGTCCTCGCTTCGGGGAGCTAGCTTAGTGTTGCTATGGGAACTATGGCAATGCTGTGAGCCATGCTGGACAGGAAGGAAGGGGCTTAAAGGAGCACTCTGACATCTTTCATCCCCTTAacccccccagacacacacacacaaccgtgtttttctttttttcttcttttgtttccCTTCCACTTTGGGTCTGTGTCTTGACATACAAACTGTATATAtgtgtctgaaatatttttgtgcatgCATTTGGTtttgtagcagttttttttttttttttttttttcccttttgtgtgCACAGCAGCTGTGCATTGACTGTTTTCAGCGATCCCCCGGATGAGTTTGGAGAGCATGTTGTGCTGCCGCTGTGCTCCTTCCAGCACTTGCCTGCAAGCGGAGTGCGTATTGTGCACTTGATGAAACACTACCTCTTGCGATCGATGTGAGCTTGGCTGGAGTCCTGCATTAGATGAGCTCCATGAGTCAGTGAGAGCCtggagagctgtgtgtgtgcatgctcaGGAAAgtgctgtgtattatttatatgtgtggGAGAGTGTTCTTTGTATGTGGGTGGCTTAGAGGGAGCTAGCTTGATGTCGGAGAGGGTGGCAATGTGGGTAACTGTCAAGTGTATTGCCATtttggatggtgtgtgtgtgtgtgtgtgtgtgtgtgtgtgtgtgtgtgtgtgtttacagtgaaGAGAGCTCCTTTGGCCTCACTCTCTCCCTCTTAAGTTTTGGTACAGTGTGTTCTGCAGGATAGCCCCTGCCCTTGTTCTGTATATCAACAGGACATGACctgatgagatttttttttttttcataaaaaaaaaaaaagggggtggCAGGCAGCACAGCTGCCCTATTTTCAGTGACTAATGGttagaaatatttattcagctcaGGAGAAGACTGGTGCagcctgtttgttttcattctccCCGGTGTATTGGAGGGGTAACCAGCCTGGTTCTTCCACAGGGAAATTCCTTCTGGAACCGCTGGTGACGAGTCCAGTTCATGTGCGGTACTAGTTTGACAGCTGCCCGGTCCACCTTAGTAAAGGTCCATGAACTCAGGATTTCTGGATTCTCTTAGGCTTTATTCCAGAAATATTTAGGATGTGAGATGTTGTGGAGAAGGGGAATTGAAAGCCAGAGCCTGAAACTCCCTCCTGGTGACTTGATCGAAGTGAGTCGCCTTGCTGTGGACAAAGTGTTTGTCAGAACAAGTCATAATTGTCATGGGGCAAGGATGCATTACtgtacagagtgtgtgtgtgtgtgtgtgtgtgtgtgtgtgtgtgagtgagagagttaGAGCTTTGCGCAAGATGTTGGAACCCCTATTTGCTATTGTCGCACAAGCCTAAATGGGCTACTCCTTATTTGAGCTCCTCATTAGGCATTGACCAAGGAGGATGAATGTCACAGTCCATGCGGTAACCTGGGTATtacttgtatgggacaaattGGACAGAAGAGAACTCCATACTCTGGtttttgtctacaaatgcatcaatagaactgctcccagctatttacaagacttgattaaccgctacaccccaaccggaccacttcgcttgtctacttctgctcgcttggtggtcccgcacacgaaaggtaaagcatggaggttcagttctggctccattgtggtggaatgacactctgtcactcagaactgctgaactctgtccacattcaagaagggtctgaactcatcttttccggactcgcttcgcccatgatttctcaagctcatgtatggtgcaaatgttcatgcaccgtaactttatgatcatacccagataagcctttacacagctgctattcctgtattgtatgtaaatgtttgtgtacttttataaaaaaaaaaaaaaaaaaaaatataggaaggtggtcaggaattgtctattctgagttttgtgcaccttcTCATGTGATCAACATTGGAGTGTATGTTGGAAAGAAACagtttacttaatcacacgtctgctatgctatgtctttctcctaatgtaatgcacaaattgtatttctctgagatgtgcatcgctttggagaaaagtgtctgctaaatgaacaaatgtaagaatgaaagcaaagcaacccacaagtttCCTGCATTTGagggaagtgctgcagaactggaaaaacacaatgCCTCATTTCCTGATGAACCTCATTAAAAGAATTCAGTTCAATGtcacttcagtttattttagCGGGGCACGTTTTTCTCAGCAGTGACGCAGACCCTGAACATCTGCCGGAAAACAAGCTTGTTTGCTCCAAGTGTACTCTCACCTTTCATTGGAACTACAGTCCTAGATTTTAGGGTCAGGGTACGCTGACTTTGTGAGCCCCACAAACCCTGCTCCTTTTAAAACTTCATCAGAGGATTTGGTGTGACACCTTCTGCCTTTAACGTTGTATGACAGCTGTTGTTCGTTCTTCCCCTGGTGCTTGGTGACGTGAAACACAGTAAGCAGCTCAGGCGGCAATGAGCGTGTGTATGCCATGTCTGTGTGTTATGTGCTCATGGGCTGTCTGTGATGGGTATCCCCTGTGTGTCTTTCTTCCAGGACTGTACCCAAACTTGCAGGAGCTCGGCGACTACATGGGCTTGAGCCTCAACAGTGACGAGGTGCAGAAGAACCTGGCTCTTGTGCCTGTTGCTGACAGTGTAAGCTcatattattgtaattttatcAATATGAAGCTCTGGGGTTagtaacaaacttttttctttttttaatcagtgttCTTCCAGTCGCTAAGAATTGCTGTAGGTTTCGGTGGTAGTGGTCAAAAGGGCCGTTTGGCTTCCTTTTCTCACAGTGTGCTCTGGACTGTATTAATAATAACTTGTATTCCTCCCTGTTGACTCTGTAGCAGGTAGCAGTTCCCTCGAGCACAGGCCTGGGTGGCATGGTGCGGCCTGTGACAGGGAATGACGTTGGACTGAGGAGAGCTGAAATTCGGCCGGGTCTCCGTGAGATCATTCTGTGCAAGGATGAGAGCGGGAAGGTCGGCTTGAGGCTGCGCGCCATTGACAATGTGAGTGCGAGGGACGCCTCCTCCGCCAACAGCCTCTCACCCTGCTGGGCCACTCTTCTAAGGACATCTATCACTCCTCCTCTGCGGGTGTTCTCTGCTCAGCATCAGGCTGCTCTTCTTTGTCCAGCTGCCTCTGACCcctttacatttacgtttagtcagtttgtctgatgctttcttcTTCTCCCGCCCTGCAGGGGATCTTCATCCAGCTGGTGCAGACTAATTCCCCAGCGGCACTGGTGGGCCTGCGCTTTGGAGACCAGGTCCTGCAGATCAACGGGCAGAACTGTGCAGGCTGGACCCTGGACAAGGCCCACAAAGCCCTGAAGGTGGCAGCGGAGCACCGCATCGAGCTCATCGTGCGCGACAGGTCAGCCTGGGCAGAGACTCGTGGAACCGCTGCAAGTGCACAGTCCAGATGGCATCAACATTATCTGACTTCCTTTGAAAACCTAAGGGTTAATAAGttatacatatattaaaaaaaaatccacagactaaataatattttacaagaGAATAAAGTGACATTGGGGCAAATACATTTGTTGCTAAATGGGTATCACACAATGCAGTACACTGGCCTGGGGTACAGGTGAATAACGTGATCTTTTTCCTCTGAATGGCTATCTGTGGAGATGTTATGCGATTCCAGACATGTAATGAGAATGAAGTTTGCAGGATTGGGTCCAATggaaggtttctttttttttttttttgtaaaaactgcaAGGTCATTCTTCCCATGTCCTCCTTAAGTGGCCAGATTCATTTAGTAGCTGATCACGTGGTTCTCTGGCTCCCTCTGCTGATGTATCCAGCACACAGCATATGAgttcacacaggcacacacaagaGCACCCATCTCTGAACTCAGGAAACCTGTGGCTTCACCTCTTCTCACAGTGATCTGTCTCAAGTCAGTGGCAGGAATTAATGTACAGATGTCTCTTTGTATGCTTTAGTTGGATTTTAAATGCTTAAGGCTGTGCTACATTATTAACACTTTGCAGAAGGGTTTTCAGTATCGCAATATTGTTAGGCAGCTTAAGGACATCTCATGCTGCAGAATAAGTTCCTGAAGAGTTGAAGTGTCGTTGGTGTGACAACTCTGAACAACTCTTTAGTGGGATCTTGGGGCTGACACAGTTCCTTAAAAACCTTGGAAAGCAGCATTTTGGGCTCAGTGATGGCCTCCTGCAGTACATTGCTTTTGTCTGGCAGCCTTTAGTCTCTGTGCTTAGCGGACAGCATGTACCCATCCTACTGAGTGGGATGTTCTGTGAGTCTCACTGTGTGAGTCTTTGGAGGGTTGAGTGCTACATGACCAGTTTCTTTGCTTCTTGCAGGCCTTTCCAGCGAACCATCACTATGCACAAGGACAGCACTGGTCATGTGGGCTTTATCTTCAAGTCAGGCCTCATCACCTCCCTTGTGAAGGACGGGTCAGCGGCACGTAATGGTCTGTTGACGGATCACTACATCTGCGAAATCAACGGGCAGAATGTCATTGGGCTCAAGGTGAGGAGCCATTACTTCCCCTTGACCTGCAGGGGAGCTGTAAATGAGCTTGCTGCAGAGGACAGCTTGCCATTAACCCCCAGACAAAGTGTGTGAGGTGTGTTGAATGAGTAGGGACCACAAACTGACTTTTAGAGGGAGAACTGTGATAGCAACAGGAATTCTGTAGGGTGCCTTGTTATCAGATGGGTAAGGGGTCAGCACTGAGAGTTTGGACCAGCACTGAGCTGTGGATGGGAGTTCTGAAAGGATGGACCGCTAATACAGTGGTGCAACCTAGGACAAAAACTAATTGTAAAAATTTACTCAGCCGTTAACCAGTAGTTGTTTGTTcggtgcagggtcacagtggggTGGAGCCTATCCTAGTAGCACAGGGGGTGAGGCAGGGAACTACTTTTACAGGACTGCAGTCACAGGGCAACCACACAGACACCAAGGGCAAAATAGTTAGCAGTTCACCTCCAACacgtgtctttgaactgtgtgaagaaaccagagcatctagaggaaatccatgcaaacatggggagaacgtgcaagctgcacacagactgaggcagACGGACATCTGAACGcaacccaggaactgtgaggtaccagggctacctgctgagccatcGTGCTATTCCttgtaaaagtgttttaaattccTCCCCCCTTCTGTTCAGGATTCTCAGATTAAGGACATCCTGACCACGTCTCCAACTGCGATGACCATTACTGTCATGCCCAAATTCATATATGAGCATATGGTGAAGAGGTAAGTGTTATTGGTGTCCCACACTTTCAGAAATGAGTTACATCTGTTGAGATCTTTGCAAATAGTTTTTATTTGGACTTTCCTGGAGTAGATCGTTGTGTGGTACAGTCACCAATGCTGTgagggtttatttttttaaaaatttatcaatttttaaaatggcaCAAGTGTACAGTGCACAGTATGCTAAGTCACAGTGGAAAACTTGAAGTGGTGGTAATGGTGCCATTGAAGAGAGTACAGACTAACGCTGTGTGGTGTTCTCACACATAAATTCCTCACTCGTGAAAAGAGCTTCATTCTCATTATCCTCACGTCCCTTTCTGAATTGTTCTGCAGGATGTCTAGTGGACTCCTGCGGTCAGCCATGGACCACTCCGTGCCTGAGGTGTGAGCTTCTGAAAGAGGAGTGGCCCTCCAGACACCAAGGTGGCCTTAATTCCCATGGGTTATATTATTTTGGGAATTCTGTCACTGAAAATTCACAATCACCATAATGTAGTTCCAAGACACCTATTGCTGTTCTAGTCCTTCAGTAGACACGTAATAGTAGTTTTTTCTCTTCAGTACTGTTTACTTGTCTTTTATATAATGGATCATTAAAaagcatagttttttttatatatatatataaatatgacaGCGCACTTTTCACTTTTAACCTTGTGGCCAATCTTATGTTGGTACTTCCTTGGATAATTAATTTCATGAATCACAAGTGTCATTTCAGCAGAACTGCCCAGTGGTTGGTTACTTGTCAGGTTAGTCTGCCCAGTTGTTCTGACAGTTTCTTTAGCACATTCTCTCGCTCCTTTGTTAGAGCATTTCCCCTTGTTGGTATATGACACTTTAGGTATCTGCCAGCTTCTGTGCAACGAAGGGAAACTGTAATactgaatattttatgtttgttgTGTATGTGGAAGCAGTTATGGCTGCAGTTATTATTCCTCTTGAGAAGATCTGATTTTCTAAATTGACCCAGTGTGAGTGTTCAGTGTGAGGAAGGGCAGTATCTGGCCCCCATCACCATTTTCCCCACCAGGTGCTTCTTACTCAAATTTCCTTTTATTAAGCACACATGACtggaaaacagttttgtttaattttcttaggTTTGTCATGTttaggaaacttttttttttttttttttccctcagttgGCAGCCAAATTATTTCTAGTTTTGTGTATGTAGTTGGCATCTATTGTAGAAGTTAGTAAACTTAATTGTTCATATGCAAATGTAACTGTTGGTcaataaaattcattatttaaaaaaaaaaaaaaaaaaaaaaaaaaacttctgggaaTAGCCTTAAACTTTTATTGCTCAGACTGCATCAGTAATGAAGTTCTTGAACTTTGCAAGCACAAATACTAGTGCTAGTTTACTGTTACCTCTAATGTAAAGGTTTTGTAACTGCACCTTCAATTGTGTTTTATTAAGCATTTGTAAGAAACCTTAACCTAAACAATGCATCTTCAGGGCAAATTTATCAAGCTTAgttgtaaaattaaatgtaaaactaaagcAAGGGATGATAACCTTGAGAAGCCCTAGAGCTGTCCAGTTCTGTTTCCTAACAAAACAGCAAATTGTTGTCCTTTGTACAGGAATGGAGGTTATTAGTGACCATCAGCTGGTGAATGTGCAgggggtttgtttttttttttaaaaaaaaaatgaattctcaATTTCAGAACATATGATGGTTGAGCTGTTAAATGAAGAAACAAGTCATGTTTTCTCCATGCGGTTTAATGTATGGTCTTTCCGTTTACACAGTATGATCATGGCCAAAAAGGTACATTAATAAATGGTGATCCCTGTAATGCTAGTATTGCTATTAAATGCTTGGATTTTAAGTAACGTTTTGGTGGGTATTGACATTTCCTGCGCTACTGAGGACTGTTCAAGAAAGGTTTCTTGCCCCCACATTTTACTCAGCAAATTCTTCCATTCTGCTAATTCCCTTCTAATAGCCAAGAATAAACAAAATTGCCTCATTATTGTCCTGGCTTAGGAGTTGAAACATCCATCATACTACTTCAGGAATGGTTCTCAATATTTGTTGCCTGGACATGTCACCTGTCATGAAGGCCACCCTGgcccctcctgcagctgctggggAAAATGGGGCACCTGACACACCCCTGCCTCCTCACAGTTAAAGGGTCTGACAAAGGGATGGAGGCAGGCCAGGGGCCCTTGTGCCCTTGGACATCTTTTAAAGGCTTGGGTCTGACAACTGGCTACCGTGGAAAGTGATGCACAAAaattgggtgtgtgtgtaatgagtgAGTGGGGTGGGGCTTCTGCATGACCTGCTGTCATAATAAACTATACAGACATGAATGTGCTCAACTTTTACAACACTTTCATTTCCTGTAAAAATGCCACTTTCTATTTGTCCTCAGTATCTCTGCTGGTGAAAGAGTGCAGGTGCCTCCGTGTGGTTTTCGTACACTGACCTTTCCCCACCCGTTTGCTTAGTTTTCGTAGAAGGCAAACTAACTGAATTGAACTCAAGGCTGAATTAGGACGCCCCACAAAGATGCGACGAGGGCAGAAAcacccacacctgtcccagtTCGGCCTGCATTGGGTTGTTAGGCACTacattttgtgtgtgcgcgcgcacgcttGCCAAATGTCAAGGGGAGAAGTGTCTCCAGGTACCACTGGTTACAATCTAGGGTAAATATACAGAAATTAACCCAAAAGTAGAACTGTTCCTGTTTTGGGTGTTACCCATTCAGAaagtctttttttcaaaaaggcTATTCACACCACTcttaaaacaaatacaacagacatttaatttaaaatgaaagcataatAAATGGTTGTATGGCATAAGTTCCCAATGTTCATACAGAGTAAATATAAAGCAAAGATTACAAATGACTAGAGTGAAGTAAATGAACAAGCCATGTTTCACATTTAGGAATCCACCAACATTACAAAGGCACCTGCGAAGACCAACCCTCGGTCATATACAGTGTAGGATACGCATGTTACCATGTTTGTTAGACGGACAACACTGAAGAACAATGATTCGTGAGAACAGTCATGGCAGCTGTATAGTGCTAAAGCAAACCATACTTGGGTGAtctaaaatgacaaatatgtGGAAATAATATAGAGATGTCTTCAGGTCCAATACAAAGCTCTATGATAAACTCATCTGGAAGACAAGTgtgttttaaaatacatgtttctGAATGTAAGTAAATCTTAAAATGGTGTATAAAttcatgttaaattaaaaatatgaaatgtaaaatagggAAATTAATATGGAAAACATGCTATATTTTGGGccagtttcacattttaatgaataGTATATTTATATccttgttatatatatatatatatatatgttttttttacttcctATAGATGTAGTTGCCATTTTTGTAGCTTTCTAGATGCTATGAAAAAATTCTATCTATAACATCTGTGAAGTCTTATCAATAAGGTACATCTCAGTGTAGGAATTTTTAATATGCTGTAGATAATCACATGGCACCATGTAGAAGGGCTCACAGACGGAGCAACGTGACAATCACAATTTACACCACGAACTCACAGGTGTTAAAAATATCACTTTTATTCTGTAATGGGCTGTCATCCTGTCCAGTGTATACCTCTCCTTACCTAGTGCCCAGGgactctgggataggcttcatACTGCCgcgaccctgacaaggacaagcggttaaggaaaGTGAACACGTATCATTTTACGACTATATTCgttcaactgatgcttttctccacggcAGCAGCATCTGCAATACAAAAGATTTGAAGACACACTGGATGTGACtttgcaaaagaaataaaagggaTGTGAAAGAATGTATGTTTTGGCCAATCCTCCAATCTATTCACGAGTATGACGAACCACCTCTTTTCGGGGCTCCACATCTGACTGGAAGGCAAGAAGAAGCCGATGGCTGTGCCGGAGGCAGTGGGACATGACATCACTGTCGGGGGTCTCCTGCGGAGAATCCATTATGCCGTCACACTCCAGACCCCTCTGTCCTCCCGTGCCCAGCAACGTGGACCCCTGATCTGGAAGCAAGGGCATGAGGAGACCCCTGAGAGCACTGCATTCTGGATGGAGAGCAGTGCTGTGAAAGGGAGAGGAAACAAGGCAATGGCAAAATCagggagccccccccccaatcaccCACCACCACTGGCTGCAGGAACCGTAACGGTT
Above is a genomic segment from Scleropages formosus chromosome 2, fSclFor1.1, whole genome shotgun sequence containing:
- the sdcbp2 gene encoding syntenin-2, whose translation is MSLYPSLEDLKVDKVLKAQAQFVQSTSPAITEEASQPQAASYGTSTAGLYPNLQELGDYMGLSLNSDEVQKNLALVPVADSQVAVPSSTGLGGMVRPVTGNDVGLRRAEIRPGLREIILCKDESGKVGLRLRAIDNGIFIQLVQTNSPAALVGLRFGDQVLQINGQNCAGWTLDKAHKALKVAAEHRIELIVRDRPFQRTITMHKDSTGHVGFIFKSGLITSLVKDGSAARNGLLTDHYICEINGQNVIGLKDSQIKDILTTSPTAMTITVMPKFIYEHMVKRMSSGLLRSAMDHSVPEV